The segment TTTCCGGGAGAGAATTGGGAGAGTCGAGTCATATCGATTTTAAAATCCTTGCCTCTGTCGTTTCAGGGCTGGAAGGGGGTGTTTGGCTAAACGTGGGTTCCGCTGTAATTATGCCTGAGGTTTTTCTGAAAGCAATATGCGTGGCGAGAAATCTTGGCTATAGGGTCGAAAATTTTGTAACGGTAAATATGGATATGATCCAGCATTACAGACCCAGGACAAATGTGCTGAAAAGGCCTACACTACATGGATATGAGCTAACAGGACACCACGAGATTATGTTGCCGTTACTGCGGATGGGTATCCTTGCGAAACTTGGTGCAGGGGATGGGTAAGGCCAAAATACTTTTACATATATATGAAAAGATGCTCAATGCGTTAGGGCCTCAAAATTGGTGGCCCGGGGAAACCCCTTTTGAGGTTATTATTGGTGCCATACTGACACAAAATACCAATTGGTCTAACGTGGAAAAGGCTATCGGGAACCTTAAGGCAGCGGGAAAGCTTTCTCCGGGAGCACTATATGAGTCGGATATAATAGAATTATCGCACCTTATCCGTCCATCGGGCTTTTTTAATATTAAGGCCGGGAGGCTTAAAACGTTTATAAACTGGTTATTCCTGGAATATGAGGGAGACCTTGCAAGATTGTTTGCACAGGATTTGCAATCTCTTAGGGGTAAACTGCTTTCCGTAAAAGGTATCGGGCCGGAAACGGCGGATTCTATTTTGCTCTATGCAGGACATCTGCCCACCTTTGTTGTTGATGCGTATACGCACAGGATTTTTTCACGGCACGGACTTATACCCGATGAGAGTACCTATGGTGAAATTAAATCTTTCTTTGAGGATAATCTTCCGAAGGATGTAAAATTATTTAACGAATATCACGCACTACTGGTAAACATAGGAAAAACGTTTTGCAAGCCAAAAAAATTTTGTGAACAGTGCCCTTTAAAGGAATTCTTGTAAAAAGAAACAGGGTTTATTGTGTTTGTTGCGAAAAACGTAAAAACTATTTTAACCTTTCTGGAGTTAAAAATGATCGGTAACGAGGTGTTGATAAAAGGCGGCCATGTTGTAGATCCTGTAACGGGGATTGACGGTTGTGCAGATATTCTGATCGAGAATGGCAAGATCAAGGCGGTCTCGTTAAAAGAAGCAAAGTTAAATGATATTGTAGTAAACAGCCATACAAAGGTAATCAATGCAACCAGTAAACATATTATTCCTGGTCTGATAGACTGTCATACTCACATACGGGAACCTGGCCTGGAGTATAAAGAGGATATTGAGACAGGTTCCCGTGCCGCTGCAAAGGGTGGGTATACAACATTGATATGTGAACCCAATACCATGCCTCCTATTGATTCGCTGGAAATGGTGGAATTCCTTATGGAGAGGGTTTGCAAAAAAAGTGTAGTAAATATCTATACAAAGGCATGCATCACCAAAGGGCTGTTGGGAGAAGAATTAACGGACATTCGTTCCTTGGCTACAGATAAACGGGTACTGGCTTTGTCAGACGACGGTAATCCGGTATTTTATGAGACGTTAATGAAAAAGGCGTGCGAACTTGCTGCTGAGAATAATATGATTATTAGTCCCCATTGCGAAGATTCTCAAACCTATTTGGATAAAGCAAGGGAGAATAGCAATATCCCAAACTTTCCGGGCAAGCCGTTTTGTCATGAAACTGATTTTATTTTGCGTGAAATTGCCTGTACGGAGCAGGCAAAAGGACAACTACACATATCGCACGTCAGCATGCGGAATTCCCTGGATGTTATTCAGCGTGCAAAAGAAAGAGGGGTTGCAAGAATAACCTGCGAGGTTACACCGCATCATCTGGTATTGGATGAAAATTACAGAAATACAGAAGGGATCATTCCAAAAACGAATCCGCCTTTGCGTTCTCATGAAGATAGGGAATCAATGCAAAGAGGATTACTGAATGGTATCATTGATGTTATTGCCACAGATCATGCCCCTCACACTTATAAGGACATAAAAAATGGGGCGTCGGGTTTAATAGGACTTGAAACTGCACTGGCTGTTATTCTTACAAAACTGGTTCATCCCGGCATTCTCTCACTGAAAGATGTTGTCCGTAAAATGTCTGTTAACCCCGCCCAAATATTTAAAATCAACGGAGGCAGTCTGGCAGTTGGCATGCCCGCGGATGTTACTATTATTGATATGGATAAAGAATGGATTGTGGATGTTGAAAAATTTGAGTCCAAAGCCAGAAATTGCCCTTTTCAGGGTTGGAGATTAGTTGGGAAGGTAATAATGACCATTGTGAACGGGGAAACAGTTTTTGATGATTGTAAAATGCTATGCTAATTGTTGTTGATGGTTATAATTTTATGTTTACCGTACCGGAACTGGAAAGGTACGTAGGGGAAAACCGGATCGAATCGGTTCGGAGTTATATCATTTCGCTGTTTTCAAAATACAGAGAAAAAAAACATTATGATATAACTGTTGTATTTGATGGGTGTACTGAAACTGTTTTGCCCAAAAAGCAAATATATGCCGGCATCTCTATAATTTATTCAAAATCAGGTATTAATGCTGATACTGAAATAAAAATCATAACCGACCAGTGCCAGAATCCAGGGGATGTTTGTGTTGTAACATATGATAAAGATATCAGGAGGCATGTTAAAAAATGCGGCTGTCAGATTATTGAGCCAAAGGCAATGTATAAAGAGATTTCCGGGGTTTTAAATAAGGATAAAAAAAAGAAATCCGATGAGCCTGAATATAAGCAAAAAGGCCCTTCTGAAAATGATGCAAGATATTGGAAGGACATTTTTAAAGATATCCCTGACGAAGAAATAAAACCAGCCAAATACAATATAAAAAAAACAGATACAGCAAAGGAGAAGAAAAAAACAAGAAAGTTGCCCCATAACTCCGGAGAACCATTTTGCAAGTATCAGGGAACGTCTTCCGATGAGATACAATACTGGCTTGGCATTTTCAGAGGAGTTGAAAATAATGATCGGCAGGATTAGAATCCCATTGGTTTTTCGATGCATCGTGACGATAAGCTATGTATTCCTTATCTTTCTTATGTCTTCACTGGACACTTCTTCCTCTTCTGTTCCTTTGCCAGTACATATGGATAAACTCATTCATTTCTTTATATTTGGAATCCTGTGCCTTCTCATATGCTGGTCTCTTTCTTATATTAAGATTGGAAAAATGGGAAGCTATAATATCATAATAGCGATCAGCATCACTTCTTTTTATGGTATGGTTGATGAATTTCATCAATATTTCACCCCAAACCGTTCAGTAGAGGTCTTTGACTGGCTGGCAGATACAGCTGGTGCCGTAGTTGCTGGTTTTCTATGGAAAATATTTACCGATAGAAAGAGCCAAAAACCGCTCCGGTTAGAGAGAAAGATTAAAAAACCCGCGGAGTTATTAAGACTGGAATAGATGGCTACTGTAATATTATGTGCATAACCTTTGAATATGTCAGACAATAAATTTTATGATTGTGTAAAATCTTCAGAGGATATCAAACGGTGGTATGATGAAAATTATCACTTTCTCTCGGGATGCGGGTTATGGTTAAAAGGTGAAGAGCCGAATACTATGGATGCTGCCCTGTTTCCTCAATCAGGGTTGAAATTTCTTATCTGTAGATTGTCAACCTATCGTGATGTGTCCGTCTCCATTTCCCATCCGCTCATAGCACAGATTGCGCGGGAGGTTGAGGGTGTTTTTGTGGATTTTGCCTACCTTCCGCCACCCAAAGATATAAAGTTGATGAGCGCCTCAGGGGTACCGCTCTGGGTAGGAACAACTACAAAAGAACCTCCCTGTGCATTTGATGTGGTGGGTATCAGCAATTCGTTTGTATTAGAGTTGCTTAATTTACCAAAACTCCTGTATTTTTCCGGCATCCCCCTCTTTAAAACTGAACGTATGGTACGTTCCGACATCCCCTTTGTTATACTCGGCGGTGCAAATGCTGCTGTTACCTCCGTACTCCACGGACCGGTAAAAGGACAGCGATCTGAAAATGCATACGGACTTGTAGACGCTGTATTTATTGGCGAGGGAGAGTATGCCGTTAAGCAATTTCTTGAAATAGTAAAAAAGGGGAAGTCGGCAGGTTTGGGAAAGACAGAAATTTTAAACGCTTGTCACGGAAAGGTAGACGGTTTTTATGAGCCGGATAAATATGAACACCGGTACAGGAAGATTATAAGAAACCCGATGTCAGAGGCAGGCAATGAACATGCAGAGGAAGTGTTGTATGAAATTCATCCAAAAGAATCGTATGTGTCATTTCCGGTAAAGAGTGCGATCGTATATGACCTTGATCAGGTAAGGACCATGGAAATTTGTCCTCTCTGGTATGAGCCGGAAAGTTTGGGTACCGGAAGCCTGCAAATCAGCAGCGGATGTCCGTGTTTCTGTTCCTTTTGTGCCGAAAGCTGGGAAAGAAAGCCGTATCGTGAAAGATCACTGTCAAAACTCTCTGAAGGGTTAAGGGTGGCAAAGGCATATCAGGGTCTGGATACGGTTAACCTCTTCAGTTTTAATTTCAATACTCATAAAGAATTATATCCGATGATTTTGTCTTTTTACGGGGAAATAGCAAATATCAGCCTGAAAAGCCAGCGGTTTGACCTGTTGTCGGCAGACCGGTTCCTTACTGAAGTATTACCGGTAATCGGAAAAACAACGATTAGTTGCGGGATGGAGGGGATCAGCGAGAGGTTACGGCGCTATTTACATAAAGATCTTACCGAAGAACAAATTTATAAAGCCTGTGAATTGCTCTATGAGAGAGGTATCAGGGAACTGAAGATTTTTTTG is part of the Candidatus Jettenia sp. AMX2 genome and harbors:
- a CDS encoding endonuclease III domain-containing protein — encoded protein: MGKAKILLHIYEKMLNALGPQNWWPGETPFEVIIGAILTQNTNWSNVEKAIGNLKAAGKLSPGALYESDIIELSHLIRPSGFFNIKAGRLKTFINWLFLEYEGDLARLFAQDLQSLRGKLLSVKGIGPETADSILLYAGHLPTFVVDAYTHRIFSRHGLIPDESTYGEIKSFFEDNLPKDVKLFNEYHALLVNIGKTFCKPKKFCEQCPLKEFL
- a CDS encoding dihydroorotase is translated as MFVAKNVKTILTFLELKMIGNEVLIKGGHVVDPVTGIDGCADILIENGKIKAVSLKEAKLNDIVVNSHTKVINATSKHIIPGLIDCHTHIREPGLEYKEDIETGSRAAAKGGYTTLICEPNTMPPIDSLEMVEFLMERVCKKSVVNIYTKACITKGLLGEELTDIRSLATDKRVLALSDDGNPVFYETLMKKACELAAENNMIISPHCEDSQTYLDKARENSNIPNFPGKPFCHETDFILREIACTEQAKGQLHISHVSMRNSLDVIQRAKERGVARITCEVTPHHLVLDENYRNTEGIIPKTNPPLRSHEDRESMQRGLLNGIIDVIATDHAPHTYKDIKNGASGLIGLETALAVILTKLVHPGILSLKDVVRKMSVNPAQIFKINGGSLAVGMPADVTIIDMDKEWIVDVEKFESKARNCPFQGWRLVGKVIMTIVNGETVFDDCKMLC
- a CDS encoding NYN domain-containing protein, with protein sequence MLIVVDGYNFMFTVPELERYVGENRIESVRSYIISLFSKYREKKHYDITVVFDGCTETVLPKKQIYAGISIIYSKSGINADTEIKIITDQCQNPGDVCVVTYDKDIRRHVKKCGCQIIEPKAMYKEISGVLNKDKKKKSDEPEYKQKGPSENDARYWKDIFKDIPDEEIKPAKYNIKKTDTAKEKKKTRKLPHNSGEPFCKYQGTSSDEIQYWLGIFRGVENNDRQD
- a CDS encoding VanZ family protein; this translates as MIGRIRIPLVFRCIVTISYVFLIFLMSSLDTSSSSVPLPVHMDKLIHFFIFGILCLLICWSLSYIKIGKMGSYNIIIAISITSFYGMVDEFHQYFTPNRSVEVFDWLADTAGAVVAGFLWKIFTDRKSQKPLRLERKIKKPAELLRLE